The nucleotide sequence CATTCTCTTTGCAATGCCATTGCTATTGGTGGTAACCATTACGCTATTGCAGGACGGGGCTTTTAAGAATATCAGTGAGCAGAAAACAGCCGTTCTGTTAGTGGATAACGATGGCGGTAAAATTGCCGAAAATATCAGTAAGAGTTTAGAAAGAAGTGCTTTCGAAATGGTAAAAACGCTGGACGGAAAACCTATTGGTGAAGCTATGGCGCGTGAGCAGGTACTGAAAGGCAACTACCTACTGGCTATTGTAATCCCTGCTGAACTCTCCTCTAGCTTGCAAACTAAAGTGCAAGAGAATGTAGAGACGATTATCAGCACTTTTGCAGGCGAGACCGTAACGCCTACTGAAACGGCTTATACTACCAAAGAAATACGCCTCTATTTTGACCCTACTTTACAGACTTCGTTTAAAGAAAGTGTGAAGAGTGGCATTGACAAATTGCTATACCAAATAGAAAATCAGTTTATTTATAAAGCCTTTGAAAATCAGTTAGAGGAAGGGGTGCGCTTACCTAAAACTGAGGCATTAGTGAGTTTTAGAGAAATCAACCCTAACACGGCTACTGTAGCTATCCCCAACGCTACCCAACACAACGTACCGGCGTGGGCTCTCTTTGCTATCTTCTTCATTACCATACCGCTATCGGCGAGTATTGTAAAGGAAAAAACACAAGGCACAGGACTCCGACTCTTCACGAGTCCCCTACCCTACTGGGCATTACTCACCGCTAAAATCATTGTTTTTCTGATGATTAGTCTGTTGCAGTTTGCTTTGATGGTAGTAATAGGCGTATTTGTATTTCCTTACTTAGGCTTACCAATGTTAGAAGTGAGCGGTAAACTTTTACCATTGTTGTTAGTCGCCATAGCCTCAGGGCTTTCGGCGATAGGTTTGGGGGTACTCTTAGGTACTTTAGCAAAAACACAAGAACAATCAGCGCCTTTGGGAGCTACCCTCACGGTGCTTTTTGCAGCCATTGGGGGCGTGTGGATACCTACCTTTGCAATGCCTCATATTATGCAATTGCTTTCTAATATTTCGCCTATGAACTGGGGCTTACAAGCCTTCTACGAGGTATTACTAAGAAGGGGCTCTGTGAGTAGTTTGTTGCCTAAAATAGGTGCTTTATTATTATTTTTTATCAGTTGTATTCTTATCTCTATTTATTATGACAAAGCCAAAAGAAACGTATAAACCAATTGATTTATCTGAGAGTCTTATTATTACGGTACGCTTTAGCGAAACCGACCCGCTTGGTATTGTGTGGCACGGCAACTACATCAAATATTTTGAAGACGGACGTGAGGCGTTTGGGAGAAAGTACGGTATTTCTTACCTTGATGTAGAGCGCGAAGGCTATGCGACCCCTATTGTGAAGAGCGTATGCGAACACAAGAAAATGGTGCGCTATGGCGAACGCTTACGTATTGAAACTCACTATATCCCTACAACAGTCGCTAAACTCATCTTTCAGTATTTTATCTACAACGAAGCTAATGAGTTAGTTTGTACGGGAGAAACTGTACAAGTGTTTACT is from Capnocytophaga ochracea DSM 7271 and encodes:
- a CDS encoding ABC transporter permease → MFQSIKKEAILLLRDVGALIILFAMPLLLVVTITLLQDGAFKNISEQKTAVLLVDNDGGKIAENISKSLERSAFEMVKTLDGKPIGEAMAREQVLKGNYLLAIVIPAELSSSLQTKVQENVETIISTFAGETVTPTETAYTTKEIRLYFDPTLQTSFKESVKSGIDKLLYQIENQFIYKAFENQLEEGVRLPKTEALVSFREINPNTATVAIPNATQHNVPAWALFAIFFITIPLSASIVKEKTQGTGLRLFTSPLPYWALLTAKIIVFLMISLLQFALMVVIGVFVFPYLGLPMLEVSGKLLPLLLVAIASGLSAIGLGVLLGTLAKTQEQSAPLGATLTVLFAAIGGVWIPTFAMPHIMQLLSNISPMNWGLQAFYEVLLRRGSVSSLLPKIGALLLFFISCILISIYYDKAKRNV
- a CDS encoding acyl-CoA thioesterase; translated protein: MTKPKETYKPIDLSESLIITVRFSETDPLGIVWHGNYIKYFEDGREAFGRKYGISYLDVEREGYATPIVKSVCEHKKMVRYGERLRIETHYIPTTVAKLIFQYFIYNEANELVCTGETVQVFTSLKDNSLSLYKPAFFEEWEKQITSNR